From a region of the Pseudomonas fulva 12-X genome:
- a CDS encoding PA4780 family RIO1-like protein kinase — MKTPKRIEPLVEDGLVDEVIRPLMSGKEAAVYVVRCGSELRCAKVYKEANKRGFRQAAEYQEGRKVRNSRDARAMAKGSKYGRKNQEDNWQNAEVAALFRLANAGVRVPKPYDFLDGVLLMELVTDGEGDVAPRLNDVDLHPEDAREFHAFMIEEIVKMLCAGLVHGDLSEFNVLLGPDGPVIIDLPQAVDAAGNNHAFKMLERDVGNMAAYFGQFAPELKYSKYAKEMWALYEEGKLTPQSVLTGEFKDPEDEADVDAVMREIKAALADEARRQAALNAEDEPKDREPPPPWER; from the coding sequence ATGAAGACGCCAAAACGCATTGAGCCCCTGGTCGAGGACGGCCTGGTGGACGAGGTGATTCGCCCTTTGATGAGCGGCAAGGAAGCAGCGGTCTACGTGGTGCGTTGCGGTTCCGAGTTGCGTTGCGCCAAGGTCTACAAGGAGGCCAACAAGCGCGGCTTCCGCCAGGCTGCCGAGTATCAGGAAGGCCGCAAGGTGCGCAACAGTCGCGACGCCCGGGCCATGGCCAAGGGCTCCAAGTACGGGCGCAAGAACCAGGAAGATAACTGGCAAAACGCCGAAGTCGCCGCGCTGTTTCGCCTGGCCAATGCCGGCGTGCGGGTGCCCAAACCCTACGACTTTCTCGACGGCGTGCTGCTGATGGAGCTGGTCACCGATGGCGAAGGCGATGTGGCGCCGCGCCTCAATGACGTCGACCTGCACCCCGAGGATGCCCGCGAATTCCATGCTTTCATGATCGAGGAGATCGTGAAGATGCTGTGTGCCGGCCTGGTGCACGGCGACCTGTCGGAGTTCAACGTGCTGCTCGGCCCGGACGGCCCGGTGATCATCGATCTGCCCCAGGCGGTGGATGCAGCGGGCAACAACCACGCCTTCAAGATGCTCGAGCGCGACGTCGGCAACATGGCCGCCTACTTCGGCCAGTTCGCCCCGGAACTCAAGTACAGCAAGTACGCCAAGGAAATGTGGGCGCTCTATGAAGAAGGCAAGCTAACGCCACAAAGCGTGCTCACCGGCGAATTCAAGGACCCGGAAGACGAAGCCGACGTCGACGCGGTGATGCGCGAGATCAAGGCCGCCCTGGCCGACGAAGCCCGCCGCCAGGCTGCGCTGAATGCCGAAGACGAACCCAAGGATCGCGAGCCGCCACCGCCGTGGGAGCGGTGA
- the nirB gene encoding nitrite reductase large subunit NirB — protein sequence MNSIVTSIKRETLIVIGNGMVGHHCIEQLIASGALHRYQVHVYGEEPQRAYDRVHLSEYFSGKDAEALALGEADLYARNGVHLHLGEPVLEIDRQKREVVTSQGRRGYDRLVLATGSYPFVPPIPGAEGNSRLVYRTLDDLDGIRAAAAGARRGVVVGGGLLGLEAANALKSLGLEAHVVEFAPRLMPVQLDVDGGDALRARIEALGVGVHLSRATQEIVIGEEYAYRMNFNDGEYLETDLIVFSAGIRPQDALGRAAGLDIAPRGGVVVDNDCRSSDPFIYAIGECASWNGTVFGLVAPGYSMARAVAAQLAGEPHEPFTGADMSTKLKLLGVDVGSIGDAHGATPGAKSYRFIDEANASYRRLVVSADGQRVIGAVLVGDNSYYDTLLQYAQNGIKLPADPSSLILPLSDGAPTLGADALPDTATICSCHNVSKGAVCCQVDAGITDLGELKAITKAGSGCGGCSALLKQVFEHELSARGVAVDKSLCEHFAHTRQELYAIVRVEGVLSFEELLAKHGRGHTGCDICKPAVGSILASCWNQPITDPALIPLQDTNDTFMANMQKNGTYSVVPRIPGGEITPDGLLAIGAVAKKYDLYTKITGGQRIDLFGAQLHELPDIWGELIAAGFETGHAYGKSLRTVKSCVGSTWCRYGVQDSVGMALRLEDRYKGLRAPHKIKFAVSGCTRECAEAQSKDIGVIATDKGWNLYVCGNGGMRPRHAELFATDLDDEALIRTIDRVLMFYIRTADKLQRTSVWRESLEGGLDYLKAVILDDSLGLAAELEAQMQLVVDRYECEWAGALKDPEKLKRFRTFVNDRRADPDIHFVKERGQRRPITASELHLIPVTEEVL from the coding sequence ATGAATTCCATCGTCACATCGATCAAGCGCGAGACCCTGATCGTCATCGGCAACGGCATGGTCGGCCACCACTGTATCGAGCAGTTGATCGCCAGCGGCGCGCTGCACCGTTATCAGGTGCACGTCTACGGCGAAGAGCCGCAGCGAGCCTATGACCGCGTGCACCTGTCCGAATACTTCTCCGGCAAGGACGCCGAAGCCCTGGCCCTCGGCGAGGCCGATCTCTATGCCCGCAACGGCGTGCACCTGCACCTCGGTGAGCCGGTGCTGGAGATCGACCGGCAGAAGCGCGAAGTGGTCACCAGCCAGGGGCGTCGTGGCTACGACCGCCTGGTGCTGGCCACCGGGTCCTATCCGTTCGTTCCGCCGATCCCCGGCGCCGAAGGCAACTCGCGTCTGGTTTACCGAACCCTGGACGACCTCGACGGCATTCGCGCCGCTGCTGCGGGCGCACGTCGCGGCGTGGTGGTCGGCGGTGGCTTGCTCGGCCTGGAGGCGGCCAATGCGCTTAAATCCCTTGGCCTGGAAGCTCATGTGGTGGAGTTCGCGCCACGCCTGATGCCGGTACAGCTGGATGTCGACGGTGGCGACGCACTGCGGGCGCGTATCGAGGCGTTGGGCGTGGGCGTGCATCTGTCACGCGCCACCCAGGAAATCGTCATCGGTGAGGAATACGCCTACCGTATGAATTTCAATGACGGTGAGTATCTGGAGACCGACCTGATCGTGTTCTCCGCCGGCATTCGCCCCCAGGACGCCCTGGGCCGCGCCGCCGGCCTGGACATCGCCCCGCGCGGCGGCGTGGTGGTCGACAACGACTGCCGCAGCAGCGACCCCTTTATTTATGCCATCGGCGAATGCGCGTCCTGGAACGGCACGGTATTCGGCCTGGTGGCGCCCGGCTACAGCATGGCTCGCGCCGTGGCCGCGCAACTGGCCGGTGAGCCCCATGAACCGTTCACCGGCGCCGACATGTCGACCAAGCTCAAGCTGCTCGGCGTCGACGTCGGCTCCATCGGCGATGCCCACGGGGCCACGCCGGGCGCCAAGAGCTACCGCTTCATCGACGAAGCCAACGCCAGCTACCGCCGCCTGGTGGTATCGGCGGATGGCCAGCGGGTCATCGGCGCGGTGCTGGTCGGCGACAACAGCTATTACGACACCCTGCTGCAGTACGCTCAGAACGGCATCAAGCTGCCGGCCGATCCGTCGAGCCTGATCCTGCCGTTGTCCGACGGTGCGCCGACCCTGGGCGCCGATGCGTTGCCGGATACCGCGACCATCTGCTCCTGCCACAACGTCAGCAAGGGTGCGGTGTGCTGCCAGGTCGACGCGGGCATCACCGACCTCGGCGAGCTCAAGGCCATCACCAAGGCCGGCAGCGGCTGCGGCGGCTGTAGCGCGCTGCTCAAGCAGGTCTTCGAGCACGAGTTGAGCGCCCGCGGCGTGGCGGTCGACAAGAGCCTCTGCGAGCACTTCGCCCACACCCGCCAGGAGCTGTACGCCATCGTCCGTGTGGAAGGCGTGCTCAGCTTCGAGGAGTTGCTTGCCAAGCATGGCCGCGGCCACACCGGCTGCGACATCTGCAAGCCGGCGGTGGGCTCGATCCTCGCCTCGTGCTGGAACCAGCCGATCACCGACCCGGCGCTGATTCCGCTGCAGGACACCAACGACACCTTCATGGCCAACATGCAGAAGAACGGTACCTATTCGGTGGTGCCGCGCATTCCCGGCGGCGAGATCACCCCGGACGGCCTGCTGGCCATCGGCGCCGTGGCGAAGAAATACGACCTCTACACCAAGATCACCGGCGGCCAGCGCATCGACCTGTTTGGCGCGCAGCTGCACGAACTGCCGGACATCTGGGGCGAATTGATCGCCGCCGGCTTCGAAACCGGCCACGCCTACGGCAAGTCGCTGCGCACCGTGAAGTCCTGCGTGGGCAGCACCTGGTGCCGCTACGGCGTACAGGACAGTGTTGGCATGGCGCTGCGCCTGGAGGACCGCTACAAGGGCCTGCGCGCGCCGCACAAGATCAAGTTCGCGGTCAGCGGCTGCACCCGCGAGTGCGCCGAAGCGCAGAGCAAGGACATCGGCGTGATCGCCACCGACAAGGGCTGGAACCTCTACGTGTGCGGCAACGGCGGCATGCGCCCGCGGCACGCCGAGCTTTTCGCCACCGACCTGGACGACGAGGCGCTGATCCGCACCATCGACCGCGTGCTGATGTTCTACATCCGCACTGCCGACAAGCTGCAGCGCACCTCGGTATGGCGCGAGTCGCTGGAGGGCGGCCTGGATTACCTCAAGGCGGTGATCCTCGACGACAGCCTGGGCCTGGCCGCCGAGCTGGAGGCGCAGATGCAACTGGTGGTCGACCGCTACGAATGCGAATGGGCGGGCGCCCTCAAGGACCCGGAGAAGCTCAAGCGCTTCCGCACCTTCGTCAACGACCGGCGCGCCGACCCGGACATCCATTTCGTCAAAGAGCGCGGTCAGCGCCGCCCCATTACCGCCAGTGAGTTACATCTGATTCCCGTTACCGAGGAGGTGCTCTGA
- the nirD gene encoding nitrite reductase small subunit NirD gives MSQPNAVRAQSLPATEWQPLCRSVDLVANSGVVAWLDGAQIALFHLPDSEAGEQLFAVENRDPKSGANVIGRGLIGQIKGDLVIASPLYKQHFRLRDGTCLEYPEQRLRVWPVRLNGDTVEIGLAA, from the coding sequence ATGAGCCAGCCCAACGCCGTGCGTGCCCAATCGCTTCCCGCCACCGAATGGCAACCGCTGTGCCGCAGCGTCGACCTGGTCGCCAACTCCGGCGTGGTGGCCTGGCTCGACGGGGCGCAGATCGCCCTGTTCCATCTGCCCGACAGCGAAGCCGGCGAGCAGCTGTTCGCCGTGGAGAACCGCGACCCGAAATCCGGCGCCAACGTGATCGGCCGCGGCCTGATCGGCCAGATCAAGGGCGACCTGGTGATCGCCTCGCCGCTCTACAAGCAGCATTTTCGCCTGCGTGACGGCACCTGCCTGGAGTACCCGGAGCAGCGCCTGCGCGTGTGGCCGGTGCGCCTCAATGGCGACACCGTGGAAATCGGCCTGGCGGCCTGA
- a CDS encoding formate/nitrite transporter family protein has translation MSYLVPAEFVTKMVDAGESKIFMSTRDTLIRAFMAGAILSLAAVFAIAVSVGTGSPLLGAVLFPVGFVMLYLMGFDLLTGVFMLTPLALLDRRPGVTVGGILRNWGLVFLGNFAGALTVAFMMAFVFTYGFSKDPGLIGEKISHIGEDRTLGYAEYGAAGWATIFLRGVLCNWMVSMGVVGAMISTTVSGKTIAMWMPIMLFFFMGFEHSVVNMFLFPSGIILGGDFSVMDYMIWNEIPTALGNLVGGLAFTGLTLYTTHVKTGAKRSYN, from the coding sequence ATGTCCTACCTGGTTCCTGCCGAATTCGTCACCAAGATGGTGGATGCCGGTGAGTCGAAGATCTTCATGTCGACCCGCGATACCCTGATCCGCGCCTTCATGGCCGGTGCCATCCTGTCCCTGGCGGCAGTATTCGCCATCGCCGTGAGCGTCGGCACCGGCTCGCCGTTGCTCGGCGCCGTGCTGTTCCCGGTCGGCTTCGTGATGCTTTACCTGATGGGCTTCGACCTGCTCACCGGGGTATTCATGCTCACCCCGCTGGCGCTGCTCGACCGTCGCCCGGGCGTCACCGTGGGCGGTATCCTGCGCAACTGGGGCCTGGTGTTTCTCGGCAACTTCGCCGGTGCCCTGACCGTGGCCTTCATGATGGCCTTCGTGTTCACCTACGGCTTTTCCAAGGACCCTGGGCTGATCGGCGAAAAGATCTCGCACATCGGCGAGGACCGCACCCTGGGCTATGCCGAGTATGGCGCGGCGGGCTGGGCGACCATCTTCCTGCGTGGCGTGCTGTGCAACTGGATGGTGTCGATGGGCGTGGTCGGCGCGATGATCTCCACCACCGTCAGCGGCAAGACCATCGCCATGTGGATGCCCATCATGCTGTTCTTCTTCATGGGCTTCGAGCACTCGGTGGTGAACATGTTCCTGTTCCCCTCGGGCATCATCCTGGGCGGCGATTTCTCGGTGATGGACTACATGATCTGGAACGAGATCCCCACTGCGCTGGGCAATCTGGTCGGCGGCCTGGCCTTCACCGGCCTGACGCTGTACACCACCCACGTGAAGACCGGCGCCAAGCGCAGCTACAACTGA
- a CDS encoding bifunctional protein-serine/threonine kinase/phosphatase produces the protein MAVAEHLWTGRKNQLQVSVGQYSDKGRKPRNQDFHGLCVPREPQLSSKGIAIALADGISSSDVSHIASETAVAAFLSDYFSTSDAWSVKTSVTRVLSATNAWLHAQTRRGQHRYDMDRGYVCTFSAVVLKSTTAHLFHVGDTRIYRLRGVDLEPMTRDHRLWVGEGKSYLSRALGIGPQLEIDYQALAVEAGDLFLLATDGVYEFVEARAMQRCIGEHAGDLQQAAQAIVEQALANGSDDNLTLQLVRVDGLPRAEADELQHKLGELPCPPVLEARQSFDGYRIVRPLHVSARSHVYLATDEGSGATVVLKTPALDLQHDAGYLERFLMEEWIARRIDSPHVLKACAPTRKRNYLYAVSEFIEGQTLAQWMIDHPTPELETVRGIVEQIARGLRAFHRLEMLHQDLRPANLMIDATGTVKIIDFGATRVAGLQEVDSRQGDEPILGTAQYSAPEYWLGEPGTVRSDVFSLAVIAYQMLGGRLPYGAGMARARTRSAQGRLRYAPIAQGRALPLWLDDVLRKACHPNPLKRYADPDEFAHALRHPGPALLNPGRVPLLERNPLLFWQLGCLVLGLMVVVLLARQ, from the coding sequence ATGGCCGTTGCCGAACACCTGTGGACGGGCAGGAAGAACCAGCTGCAGGTCAGCGTCGGCCAGTATTCGGACAAGGGCCGCAAGCCGCGCAACCAGGATTTCCATGGCCTGTGCGTGCCCCGCGAGCCGCAACTGAGCAGCAAGGGCATCGCCATCGCCCTGGCCGACGGCATCAGCAGTAGCGACGTCAGCCATATTGCCAGTGAAACGGCGGTGGCGGCGTTTCTCTCCGACTACTTCAGCACCAGCGACGCCTGGTCGGTGAAGACCTCGGTGACCCGCGTACTCAGCGCCACCAACGCCTGGCTGCACGCCCAGACGCGGCGCGGCCAGCATCGTTACGACATGGACCGCGGTTACGTGTGCACCTTCAGCGCCGTGGTGCTCAAGTCCACCACGGCGCACCTGTTCCATGTCGGCGATACGCGCATCTATCGCCTGCGCGGCGTCGATCTGGAACCGATGACCCGCGATCATCGCCTGTGGGTCGGCGAGGGCAAGAGTTACCTGAGCCGCGCCCTGGGCATCGGGCCGCAACTGGAAATCGACTACCAGGCTCTGGCCGTGGAGGCCGGTGACCTGTTCCTGCTGGCCACCGACGGCGTCTATGAATTCGTCGAGGCGCGCGCCATGCAGCGCTGCATCGGCGAGCACGCCGGCGACCTGCAACAGGCCGCCCAGGCCATCGTCGAGCAGGCCCTGGCCAATGGCAGCGACGACAACCTGACCCTGCAGCTGGTGCGCGTCGACGGCCTGCCGCGTGCCGAGGCCGACGAGTTGCAGCACAAGCTCGGCGAGCTGCCATGCCCGCCCGTGCTGGAGGCGCGTCAGTCGTTCGATGGCTACCGCATCGTCCGCCCGCTGCACGTCAGCGCCCGCAGCCACGTGTACCTGGCCACCGACGAAGGCAGCGGCGCCACCGTGGTGCTCAAGACCCCGGCGCTGGACCTGCAGCACGATGCCGGCTACCTCGAGCGCTTTCTCATGGAGGAGTGGATCGCCCGGCGCATCGACAGCCCCCATGTGCTCAAGGCCTGTGCACCGACGCGCAAGCGCAACTATCTGTATGCGGTCAGCGAGTTCATCGAGGGCCAGACCCTGGCGCAGTGGATGATCGACCACCCCACACCCGAGCTGGAAACCGTGCGCGGCATCGTCGAGCAGATCGCCCGCGGCCTGCGCGCCTTCCATCGCCTGGAAATGCTGCATCAGGACCTGCGCCCGGCCAACCTGATGATCGACGCCACCGGCACGGTGAAGATCATCGACTTCGGTGCCACTCGCGTGGCCGGATTGCAGGAGGTCGACAGCCGGCAAGGGGATGAGCCGATCCTCGGCACCGCCCAATACAGCGCGCCGGAGTACTGGCTGGGCGAACCCGGTACGGTGCGCTCGGACGTATTCTCCCTGGCGGTGATCGCCTACCAGATGCTCGGTGGCCGGCTGCCCTACGGCGCCGGCATGGCGCGGGCGCGCACCCGCAGTGCCCAGGGCCGGTTACGCTACGCGCCCATCGCTCAAGGACGAGCGCTGCCGCTGTGGTTGGACGACGTGCTGCGCAAGGCCTGCCACCCGAACCCGCTCAAGCGCTACGCCGACCCGGACGAATTCGCCCATGCGCTGCGCCACCCCGGCCCGGCATTGCTCAACCCTGGCCGGGTGCCGCTGCTGGAGCGTAATCCGCTGCTGTTCTGGCAGCTCGGCTGCCTGGTATTGGGCTTGATGGTGGTGGTGTTGCTGGCGCGCCAGTGA